One window from the genome of Acidihalobacter ferrooxydans encodes:
- a CDS encoding ABC transporter ATP-binding protein — translation MQPSPPLATTSLLDVCALRGSVFADINLQLAAGECVALSGPSGSGKTVLLRALVDLDPNEGEVALDGEPRRSFAPAEWRRSVALVPAEPAWWGTLVSEHFPVGCKPPLAMLGLSAQALDWEVARCSSGERQRLALLRALVREPRVLLLDEATANLDETSRGRVEVLIADFQRSGGAVLWVTHDAAQAARVAQRWLTLRDGRLLQVDTAHT, via the coding sequence ATGCAACCATCCCCCCCGCTTGCAACAACCTCTCTGCTCGATGTGTGCGCACTGCGCGGCAGTGTATTCGCCGACATCAATCTGCAACTCGCCGCGGGCGAATGCGTGGCGTTGTCCGGCCCTTCCGGCAGCGGCAAGACGGTACTGCTGCGCGCCCTGGTGGATCTCGATCCGAACGAGGGCGAGGTCGCGCTCGATGGCGAGCCGCGGCGCAGCTTCGCACCGGCCGAATGGCGGCGTTCGGTCGCGCTGGTGCCGGCCGAGCCGGCGTGGTGGGGTACCTTGGTGAGCGAACATTTCCCGGTCGGTTGCAAGCCACCGTTGGCCATGCTCGGGCTCTCCGCGCAGGCGCTTGACTGGGAGGTGGCGCGTTGTTCCAGCGGCGAGCGTCAGCGCCTGGCGCTGCTGCGCGCGTTAGTGCGCGAGCCGCGCGTGCTGCTGCTGGACGAGGCCACAGCCAATCTCGATGAGACCAGTCGCGGCAGAGTCGAGGTGCTGATCGCCGACTTCCAGCGCAGCGGTGGCGCGGTGCTTTGGGTCACGCACGACGCTGCGCAGGCGGCACGCGTCGCGCAACGGTGGCTGACGTTACGCGACGGTCGCCTGCTGCAAGTGGACACCGCACACACATGA